Within Acidobacteriota bacterium, the genomic segment GGATGACCGTGGGCGGCCCCAACACCTTCGCGGGCATCGGCGGGTATCGCCCCGCCCAGACGCCGAACTCGGCCTATGTCGCCGGCAATGCCGCCACCGGCCGCGGCGCCGCGACGGGGACCGCCAACCAGGGCGCGGGCGTTTCCACCGGTGCGGACGGCAAGACCGGCAACTGGAACATCAACCTGCCCGCCATCGGCGCCACGAGCGGTATCGGCCTCTCCATCGGGAACATCCTGGATACCTTCCTTCTCGATGCCTCCCTGACGGCCGCGGAAAGCAGCGGTCAGGTCATGGTGATCAGCCAGCCCAAGGTCCAGGCCCAGAACAACCGCAAGGCCACGATCGAGCAAGGTCTCCAGATCCCCGTCCAGACCAGTGAGAACAACACCACCACGGTCCGGTTCTTCTCCGCGTCCCTCAAGCTGGAAGTCACGCCCCGGGTCACCGAGGACGGGAACGTCTTCCTGAACATCGCGCTGGAGAACAACCGTGCGGACTTCACCAACACGGTCAACGGGATCCCCTCCATCATCACCTCGCAGTCCGCGACGGAAGTCCTGGTCGGCGACGGCGGGACCACCGTGATGGGCGGTGTGCTGATCGACGAGGACATCCGGTCGAACGACAAGGTGCCGCTCCTCGGCGACATCCCGCTGCTGGGCCACCTCTTCCGGCGTGACTCCAAGCAGAAGGACACCAAGGAGATCCTGTTCTTCCTGACCCCGAGAATCATCCGCTGAGGACGACACTTGGCGATGAACATTTTCAGGGATACACTCGATGCCATTCTGAGGGCGGTGGATGGGATTCGGACCATCCTGATCGTCGGGGTGGATGGCATCATCATCGATCGGGACTTCAAGGACGGGGTTCCGGACCCGGAGCTGAGTTACGAACTGGTGGCCGCGGAGTACACGTCGCTTCTCAAGACGTCCCTGCGGACGGCGGAAGACGTCGAAACGGGCTGCCTGCAGGAAATGACCATCCTCACGGAACGGTACCTGTTCATCGTGCGCATGATCACCGAAGAGTACTTCATCATGATGGTCATGAACCCGGACGGCAACTTCGGCAGGGCACGGTACGAGATGAAGAAGGCCCAGATCATCCTCGAGAAGGAATTCCGGATCTGATTCCGGGCATCGGTTGACGAAAGGAAGCGGGAACCCCGGGGTTC encodes:
- a CDS encoding roadblock/LC7 domain-containing protein, with the protein product MNIFRDTLDAILRAVDGIRTILIVGVDGIIIDRDFKDGVPDPELSYELVAAEYTSLLKTSLRTAEDVETGCLQEMTILTERYLFIVRMITEEYFIMMVMNPDGNFGRARYEMKKAQIILEKEFRI